Proteins encoded in a region of the Rhodopirellula halodulae genome:
- a CDS encoding potassium channel family protein: MAVMHPRATVGPITKCINRGFHFLVRTRVFAHPRVVVYCGPALIATQVLCWATLLLIGVSLIVWPQLGTGITATGLTPTDRGFASAVYYAGFTITTLGVGDLVPRTPAMQFLTITAAGLGFSFFTLVLAYVISVYSTLARRNQFANEIEYRTGRTGDSLGYLRAYLTGSDPSLVNQDLYTMSSNMADLLESHHFYPVLHYFRFSEPRYAMTRMLRFCLEVSSMMRAVRQVDAAKLPASTEAVDRLWHASMQMLEETKRHFVICHSTHDAPDPRLAIEISPLIGDSDDLLDQLKAAFVDQQSEWLHDLNALAVCTSSEPRKES, encoded by the coding sequence ATGGCAGTTATGCATCCTCGTGCGACGGTTGGCCCGATCACGAAATGCATCAATCGTGGCTTTCACTTTTTAGTCCGAACGCGAGTATTCGCTCATCCGCGAGTTGTGGTTTACTGCGGACCGGCGTTGATAGCGACGCAGGTGTTGTGTTGGGCGACGCTACTGTTGATTGGTGTCAGCCTGATCGTATGGCCTCAGCTCGGCACGGGCATCACGGCAACCGGATTGACACCGACGGACAGGGGTTTTGCGAGCGCGGTGTATTACGCTGGTTTCACGATCACCACCCTGGGTGTGGGCGACTTGGTGCCGCGAACGCCAGCAATGCAGTTCTTGACCATCACGGCTGCTGGTTTGGGGTTTAGCTTCTTCACGCTTGTTCTCGCCTATGTCATTTCGGTCTATTCGACCCTGGCCCGTCGCAACCAGTTTGCCAACGAAATTGAGTATCGCACCGGACGAACGGGCGACAGCCTTGGCTATTTGCGAGCGTATCTGACCGGGAGCGATCCTTCGTTAGTCAACCAAGACCTATACACGATGTCGTCGAACATGGCGGACTTGTTGGAGTCACATCATTTCTATCCGGTCCTGCATTACTTTCGATTCAGCGAACCGCGGTATGCAATGACCCGAATGCTGAGATTCTGCCTGGAGGTATCTTCGATGATGCGAGCGGTGCGGCAAGTCGATGCGGCCAAGCTCCCCGCCAGCACCGAGGCTGTCGATCGGCTTTGGCACGCTAGCATGCAGATGCTGGAGGAGACCAAACGGCATTTCGTGATCTGTCACTCGACGCATGACGCGCCCGACCCACGGTTGGCGATCGAGATTTCACCGTTGATTGGCGACTCTGACGATTTATTGGACCAGCTAAAAGCTGCCTTTGTCGATCAGCAATCCGAGTGGCTTCACGACCTGAACGCGCTAGCGGTTTGCACCAGCAGCGAACCCCGAAAAGAATCCTGA
- a CDS encoding metal-sensitive transcriptional regulator, whose product MLSDDEKKKLNNRLRRVIGQVEAVGRMIEDEEYCVDILMQLSAATGALNKVGQIVLEQHIRSCVSEAIKSGSAKDRDEKIEELMTVFRKYGE is encoded by the coding sequence ATGCTGTCCGACGACGAGAAAAAGAAGCTCAACAATCGACTTCGACGTGTCATCGGACAAGTCGAAGCGGTTGGTCGCATGATCGAGGATGAGGAATACTGCGTCGATATCCTGATGCAGTTGTCCGCCGCGACGGGTGCACTCAACAAAGTCGGCCAAATCGTCCTAGAGCAGCACATCCGATCCTGCGTCAGCGAGGCGATCAAGAGTGGCAGTGCCAAGGACCGCGACGAGAAGATCGAAGAGCTGATGACAGTCTTTCGGAAGTACGGCGAGTGA
- a CDS encoding copper oxidase: protein MPSPEDRRKFLKVGSFAAATGFVGNLLGRDANAQEPMQHNGMKQHDNMPQPIGNASARPEIPASSEVVAEYDGFSRFKPSRGLDPDSDYYIGKLVPGFRKASDGPAPFEAPDIPTLPYKMDNGVKVFELVPMAVQQEFHPGVKMNVYGYNGSMPGPTIEVTQGDRVRIVVTNELPEDTFVHWHGFELPVQYDGAATLTQNPIKPGKTKVFEFDIHEEGTFFYHSHVAMQEAFGQVGWFIVHPKKVFDPPVDRDFGLLFQNFHIPPTHTISDSWSMDWNWHTINGKSGPYTTPLVCKHGERVRVRLLNFAPMQHHPIHLHGHTFWVTSHEGARIPKSAWVPRNNELVGVAQASSFEFIANNPGDWIFHCHMIHHMMNHMVKQVGPRMRDDASVDQYLANLSSRPQVDATRSDKFATPGYPQKMQGMEMSDAFMKAIWSRKEVRGMRANYAMSVKGLMTVLRVLPDDLYELVINSDQPVEKGAVFAEIVRRFGDPGKYEAAPKMMM, encoded by the coding sequence ATGCCCAGTCCAGAAGATCGTCGCAAGTTTTTGAAAGTAGGCTCGTTCGCCGCAGCAACTGGTTTCGTTGGCAATTTGCTGGGACGCGATGCCAACGCGCAAGAGCCCATGCAGCACAACGGCATGAAGCAACACGACAACATGCCGCAGCCAATCGGCAACGCCTCGGCTCGCCCTGAAATCCCGGCCTCATCTGAGGTCGTTGCGGAATACGACGGATTCTCTCGCTTCAAACCCAGTCGCGGTCTCGATCCAGACTCGGACTATTACATCGGCAAGCTGGTTCCAGGGTTTCGCAAGGCTTCCGATGGCCCCGCGCCATTTGAGGCTCCCGACATCCCAACGTTGCCCTACAAGATGGACAACGGTGTGAAGGTGTTTGAACTTGTGCCGATGGCAGTTCAGCAAGAGTTTCATCCTGGCGTGAAGATGAACGTTTACGGTTACAACGGCAGCATGCCTGGCCCGACGATCGAAGTCACGCAAGGCGATCGTGTTCGCATCGTCGTGACCAATGAATTGCCTGAAGATACGTTCGTCCATTGGCATGGTTTCGAGCTGCCCGTTCAGTATGACGGAGCCGCCACGTTGACTCAGAATCCCATCAAGCCTGGAAAGACGAAGGTCTTTGAATTCGACATCCACGAGGAAGGCACCTTTTTCTATCACTCGCATGTGGCGATGCAAGAAGCGTTTGGACAAGTCGGATGGTTCATCGTCCATCCCAAGAAGGTCTTCGATCCACCGGTGGATCGCGATTTCGGATTGCTATTTCAGAATTTTCATATTCCGCCGACGCACACGATTAGCGATTCGTGGTCGATGGACTGGAATTGGCACACGATCAACGGCAAGAGTGGCCCCTACACGACACCGCTTGTATGCAAACATGGCGAGCGTGTTCGTGTGCGACTGTTGAACTTCGCCCCGATGCAACACCATCCGATCCACCTGCATGGGCATACGTTTTGGGTGACCAGTCACGAAGGGGCTCGCATTCCCAAGAGTGCCTGGGTTCCACGCAACAACGAATTGGTCGGTGTCGCTCAGGCTTCAAGCTTCGAGTTCATCGCCAACAACCCCGGCGATTGGATTTTCCATTGTCACATGATTCACCACATGATGAACCACATGGTCAAACAAGTGGGGCCGCGAATGCGCGATGACGCTTCGGTCGATCAGTACCTCGCGAATCTCAGCAGCCGTCCGCAAGTCGACGCTACACGAAGTGACAAATTCGCGACGCCAGGCTACCCACAGAAGATGCAGGGCATGGAAATGTCCGACGCATTCATGAAAGCGATTTGGAGCCGAAAGGAAGTTCGCGGAATGCGAGCGAACTATGCGATGTCGGTCAAAGGATTGATGACCGTGCTGCGAGTTCTGCCAGACGATCTGTATGAGTTGGTAATAAACAGCGACCAGCCGGTTGAAAAGGGAGCGGTATTCGCTGAAATCGTTCGTCGTTTCGGTGACCCCGGTAAGTACGAAGCTGCGCCCAAGATGATGATGTGA
- a CDS encoding TolC family protein has translation MSNTASAIGRTFTPPPPVPSAPYGLDQLDPSGPLFPGVRIDGSDFGSTPAPVYVDGEMISEAFPMETEVQGYRLDDFLTLATQNNPTIRQARLQISAQTAKALQAGLYPNPTLNYIGEQIGVDVEGDKDSPGEFQGMTVSQRFVTAGKLKLSREKYMRRAHVSEHLAMAQQFRVCNDVRIHFFRALAGREIVELRKELLKTAEDGAVTARELYNQGQATRPQVRKSSIALQRARLDVLSAENHYRESFRRLVAIVGVDLTDGVVSGDLMPQGEPLSYQEAMSLVLTESPELAAARAKLAADRITVRREQVEWVPDIVAEGGAGYNFEAKETTAAAGVSIELPVFDRNQGTIRQAQLDYRRQQEEIRRTELMLGQQMANVYQQYLTALQIATEYDRVIIPEAELAYQELLESYKANRVDWPTVLDAQMDYFDSRLTRVQHLEQVRTNEVLVRGYLLHGGLMAAPGPTPPGHIDAVAKPR, from the coding sequence ATGAGTAACACGGCTTCGGCGATCGGTCGCACATTCACGCCACCACCACCAGTGCCATCTGCACCCTACGGTTTAGATCAGCTCGATCCAAGCGGGCCACTGTTCCCCGGTGTTCGTATCGACGGCAGCGACTTCGGTAGCACGCCAGCTCCCGTTTACGTCGACGGCGAAATGATCTCGGAAGCGTTCCCGATGGAAACAGAAGTCCAAGGATACAGGCTAGATGATTTCCTGACTCTGGCGACTCAGAACAATCCCACGATCCGTCAAGCTCGGTTGCAGATTTCAGCACAGACCGCCAAGGCATTGCAGGCAGGTTTGTACCCCAACCCGACCCTGAATTACATCGGCGAACAGATCGGAGTTGATGTCGAAGGCGACAAGGATTCGCCGGGCGAGTTTCAGGGTATGACAGTGAGTCAGCGTTTTGTCACTGCCGGCAAGTTGAAATTGAGTCGCGAAAAATACATGCGTCGTGCTCATGTCTCCGAACACCTCGCGATGGCTCAACAGTTCCGCGTCTGCAATGACGTGCGGATTCACTTCTTCCGAGCGTTAGCGGGTCGCGAAATCGTCGAGCTGCGAAAGGAACTGTTGAAAACGGCCGAAGATGGTGCTGTCACTGCACGCGAGCTTTACAACCAAGGCCAAGCAACACGTCCACAAGTTCGCAAATCGAGCATTGCGTTGCAGCGGGCGAGGCTAGACGTGTTGTCCGCAGAGAATCACTACCGCGAATCATTTCGACGGTTGGTTGCGATCGTTGGTGTCGACTTGACCGACGGCGTCGTCTCCGGCGATCTGATGCCGCAAGGTGAACCGCTTTCTTATCAGGAGGCGATGTCTTTGGTGCTCACGGAAAGTCCAGAACTTGCCGCCGCCCGAGCGAAGTTGGCAGCGGACCGCATCACCGTCCGACGTGAACAAGTCGAGTGGGTTCCGGACATCGTTGCCGAAGGCGGAGCCGGATATAACTTCGAGGCCAAAGAAACCACTGCAGCGGCCGGAGTCTCGATCGAACTGCCTGTGTTTGATCGGAACCAGGGCACCATTCGCCAAGCCCAACTGGATTATCGCCGGCAACAGGAAGAGATTCGACGAACCGAGTTGATGCTGGGGCAGCAGATGGCCAACGTCTACCAACAGTATTTGACGGCACTGCAAATCGCGACGGAATACGATCGGGTGATCATTCCCGAAGCCGAATTGGCCTATCAAGAATTGCTCGAAAGCTACAAAGCGAACCGAGTTGATTGGCCGACCGTTTTGGACGCACAGATGGATTACTTCGACTCACGTTTGACCCGAGTCCAACATCTCGAACAAGTTCGCACGAACGAAGTTCTCGTCAGAGGCTACCTGCTGCACGGCGGTTTGATGGCAGCCCCTGGCCCAACGCCACCAGGTCACATCGACGCCGTTGCGAAGCCTCGTTAA
- a CDS encoding heavy metal translocating P-type ATPase, whose translation MDHDKKHETSLPVADPSTQIDPVCGMTVSADSPRSAEFGGKNYVFCSDGCLKKFQDDPAGVLAKRSQKEASSGSSCCGGGAAVQIEETSDTSSCCSGHSSTKASDAPADPTAIYTCPMHPEIEQVGPGDCPICGMDLEPKVVSLDEEGEDKQYADMKRRFWVGVALSVPLLVIAMGPMVGLRVADWMSQTVFGWLQLALATPVVFWCGWPLLVRGAKSFHTMNLNMFSLIAVGTLAAYLFSLVVVLLPGVIPEAFFENGVPPLYFEAAAVIITLVLLGQVLELRARQQTGGAIRELMKLAPDTAHRITDDGEEDVSLDSVHKGDRLRVRPGEKVPVDGKVLSGSSSVDESMLTGEPMPVKKVEGDEITGGTLNQTGALVMEAVGVGGDTVLNRIVQMVADAQRSRAPIQKLVDVVARYFVPAVIVCSMAAFIGWAVFGPEPQLAHAFVAAVAVLIIACPCALGLATPMSVMVGVGRGAKEGVLIKNAEVLEVMEKVDTIVVDKTGTLTQGRPEVTGVETFADWNENDVLTLASAVEAQSEHPLAQAVVRRAKADELQLVEASEFNSITGGGVRARVDDHDVLIGKADLLDEQGIEGVDAGRDKAGSHQVEGATVVFVAIDNKLAAILAITDPIKQSTPAALKTLHELGLRVVMLTGDAEPTAKAVASKLGIDEFHAGVSPEEKHDFVRKLKQEGKTIAMCGDGINDAPALAEANVGIAMGTGTGVAIESAGVTLVGGDLRGVAAAANLSRKTMSNIRQNLFFAFIYNTLGIPVAAGLLYPIFGVLLSPMIAAAAMSFSSVSVIANALRLRAAKLT comes from the coding sequence ATGGACCACGACAAGAAACACGAGACGTCCTTGCCGGTCGCCGATCCGTCAACGCAGATCGACCCGGTTTGTGGAATGACCGTTTCGGCGGATAGTCCACGATCGGCTGAGTTTGGTGGCAAGAACTACGTTTTTTGCAGCGACGGATGCTTGAAAAAGTTCCAAGATGATCCTGCGGGGGTGCTGGCGAAGCGATCACAGAAAGAGGCATCAAGCGGTTCGTCTTGTTGCGGTGGCGGCGCAGCGGTACAGATCGAGGAAACCTCGGACACGTCTTCGTGCTGCAGTGGTCACTCATCGACCAAGGCGAGCGATGCGCCCGCAGACCCGACGGCGATCTACACCTGCCCTATGCACCCTGAAATCGAGCAGGTCGGCCCCGGCGACTGCCCGATTTGTGGGATGGACTTGGAGCCGAAGGTCGTCTCGTTGGATGAAGAGGGTGAAGATAAACAGTACGCCGACATGAAGCGTCGCTTTTGGGTTGGCGTCGCGTTGTCGGTGCCATTGCTCGTAATCGCGATGGGGCCGATGGTCGGATTGCGGGTCGCGGATTGGATGAGCCAGACGGTGTTTGGTTGGTTGCAGTTGGCGCTGGCGACGCCGGTTGTGTTTTGGTGCGGATGGCCCTTGTTGGTTCGCGGAGCCAAGTCGTTTCACACGATGAACTTGAACATGTTCTCGTTGATCGCCGTGGGAACATTGGCGGCGTATCTGTTCAGTTTGGTCGTCGTGTTGCTTCCTGGTGTGATACCAGAGGCGTTCTTTGAGAACGGTGTTCCACCTCTCTATTTTGAAGCCGCGGCGGTGATCATCACCTTGGTGTTGCTCGGGCAAGTATTGGAACTGCGAGCACGACAGCAGACGGGCGGAGCGATTCGCGAACTCATGAAGCTTGCTCCCGATACGGCACACCGAATCACAGACGATGGCGAGGAAGATGTCTCGCTCGATTCAGTCCACAAGGGCGATCGGCTGCGAGTACGTCCTGGCGAGAAAGTTCCGGTCGATGGGAAAGTTCTCAGCGGGTCGAGCAGCGTTGACGAGTCGATGTTGACGGGCGAGCCGATGCCGGTGAAGAAGGTGGAAGGTGACGAAATCACGGGCGGAACGTTGAACCAGACTGGTGCGCTCGTCATGGAAGCTGTCGGTGTTGGCGGGGACACGGTTCTGAACCGCATCGTGCAAATGGTTGCGGACGCACAGCGGAGTCGTGCTCCGATTCAGAAACTGGTTGATGTGGTCGCGCGTTACTTTGTGCCGGCGGTGATCGTTTGTTCGATGGCAGCGTTCATCGGCTGGGCGGTGTTTGGTCCAGAGCCGCAACTGGCTCATGCGTTCGTAGCGGCCGTTGCGGTGTTGATCATTGCTTGCCCGTGTGCGTTGGGGCTGGCGACGCCGATGTCCGTGATGGTGGGTGTTGGCCGAGGAGCGAAGGAAGGCGTGCTGATCAAGAACGCTGAAGTCCTCGAAGTCATGGAGAAGGTTGACACGATTGTTGTCGACAAGACAGGCACACTGACGCAGGGACGACCGGAAGTGACGGGTGTCGAGACGTTTGCTGACTGGAATGAGAACGATGTGTTGACGTTGGCTTCTGCTGTCGAAGCACAGAGCGAGCATCCGTTGGCTCAGGCGGTCGTTCGCCGAGCGAAGGCGGATGAGTTGCAGCTCGTGGAGGCGAGTGAATTCAATAGTATAACCGGTGGTGGCGTTCGCGCTCGCGTCGATGATCATGATGTGTTGATTGGCAAGGCTGACTTGTTGGACGAACAAGGCATCGAGGGCGTTGATGCGGGGCGAGACAAAGCGGGATCGCATCAGGTCGAAGGTGCGACGGTTGTGTTCGTGGCGATCGACAACAAGCTGGCGGCAATTCTCGCCATCACTGACCCGATCAAGCAAAGCACGCCTGCAGCGCTAAAGACGTTGCATGAACTGGGGTTGAGAGTGGTGATGTTGACCGGCGATGCCGAACCGACCGCGAAAGCCGTCGCGTCGAAACTGGGCATCGACGAATTTCATGCTGGGGTTTCGCCCGAGGAAAAGCATGATTTCGTTCGCAAGCTAAAGCAGGAAGGCAAGACAATTGCGATGTGTGGCGATGGGATCAACGACGCTCCTGCACTGGCCGAAGCGAACGTTGGCATCGCCATGGGCACCGGGACGGGCGTTGCGATTGAGTCTGCCGGTGTCACGCTCGTCGGTGGCGATCTTCGCGGTGTGGCTGCGGCGGCAAACTTGAGTCGCAAAACGATGAGCAACATTCGTCAGAACTTGTTTTTCGCTTTCATCTACAACACCCTGGGAATCCCGGTCGCAGCTGGGTTGCTGTATCCGATCTTCGGCGTGTTGCTCAGTCCCATGATTGCAGCAGCAGCGATGAGTTTTAGCAGTGTGTCGGTGATTGCGAATGCGTTGAGATTGCGGGCAGCCAAGCTCACGTAG
- a CDS encoding radical SAM protein: protein MQRHNLPALEYHLAHGCNLSCQQCSHYSDHHLPGAMPTIEQADADYQKWSHRLKPTRFALLGGEPLLNPAILEHIKLARQHWDSDLMLVTNGFFLHRFPELPKLLIETNCRLEVSQHGMHDEYVKRFREVKHLVWRWREQFPSIRIKIRQSHRGWMRQYRVEGGKPMPFASRPNAAFKVCMQKTCTQLHESKLWKCPALAYFAKLESKLRLQDLPQWQLFRDYQACSENATDEELQTFIETKSIPQCRLCPSKRTAFFHPDPLQRSALQ from the coding sequence ATGCAACGCCACAACTTGCCGGCACTTGAGTATCACTTGGCCCACGGTTGCAATCTGTCCTGCCAGCAATGCAGCCACTACAGCGACCATCATTTGCCCGGCGCGATGCCCACGATCGAGCAAGCCGATGCCGACTACCAGAAATGGTCGCATCGGCTGAAGCCGACTCGGTTCGCGTTGCTCGGCGGCGAGCCTCTGTTGAACCCCGCAATATTGGAACACATCAAGCTTGCGAGACAGCATTGGGACAGCGACCTGATGCTCGTTACCAACGGGTTCTTTCTACATCGGTTTCCTGAGTTGCCAAAACTACTCATCGAAACGAATTGCCGACTCGAAGTCAGCCAACACGGAATGCACGACGAGTACGTCAAACGCTTTCGCGAAGTCAAACACCTGGTTTGGCGCTGGCGAGAACAGTTTCCCAGCATTCGCATCAAGATTCGACAGTCGCACCGCGGCTGGATGCGTCAATACAGGGTCGAAGGCGGAAAGCCAATGCCCTTCGCCTCGCGGCCCAACGCCGCGTTCAAAGTTTGCATGCAGAAGACATGCACGCAGCTTCACGAAAGCAAGCTTTGGAAATGTCCTGCGCTCGCCTACTTCGCCAAGCTCGAATCCAAACTTCGATTACAAGACTTGCCGCAATGGCAACTCTTCCGCGACTACCAAGCGTGTTCAGAAAACGCGACGGATGAAGAACTGCAAACCTTCATCGAAACCAAATCTATCCCGCAGTGCCGCTTGTGCCCCAGCAAACGCACCGCATTCTTCCATCCCGATCCTCTGCAACGGAGTGCCCTGCAATGA
- a CDS encoding glycosyltransferase, translating into MRNQATFCIKTIHRPHCCAALVRSIYDHYGDKRPLIHVLDDGNPELRFSAVCPDEAAMVDRLIEAEYDIGLSAGRNRLLDSGDTPIVVFADDDHLVTNQTRLPVLIGTLNKHHDLDLLAALSNNDERPRMLRVDGRTLRITFGSYRQRRSIRWCHYVGNCFVAYRDILQAIRWDESLKVEEHWDFFWRAKIAGMNVAVDLNHSFKHEHVDPPGYQRRRPEFLKAGLDKHGLEKVVWK; encoded by the coding sequence GTGCGTAATCAAGCAACTTTCTGCATCAAGACGATTCATCGTCCGCATTGCTGTGCGGCGCTCGTTCGCAGCATCTACGACCACTATGGCGACAAGCGTCCGCTGATCCACGTCCTCGATGACGGCAACCCGGAGCTGCGATTCTCGGCCGTTTGTCCAGACGAAGCCGCCATGGTCGATCGACTGATCGAGGCCGAATACGACATCGGCCTTTCCGCCGGTCGCAACAGGCTGCTCGATTCTGGCGACACACCGATCGTTGTCTTCGCCGATGACGATCATCTAGTGACGAATCAAACGCGTCTTCCCGTGTTAATCGGGACGCTCAACAAGCATCACGATCTCGACCTGCTGGCGGCGCTCAGTAACAACGACGAACGTCCTCGCATGTTGCGTGTCGACGGCAGAACACTGCGGATCACATTCGGCAGCTACCGGCAGCGGCGTTCGATTCGCTGGTGCCATTACGTCGGCAACTGCTTTGTTGCCTATCGCGACATCCTGCAAGCGATCCGCTGGGACGAGTCACTCAAGGTCGAAGAGCACTGGGACTTCTTTTGGCGAGCAAAGATCGCCGGCATGAACGTCGCAGTCGATCTGAATCACTCGTTCAAACATGAGCACGTCGACCCGCCCGGCTATCAACGACGGCGACCGGAGTTCTTGAAAGCCGGTTTGGACAAACACGGACTGGAGAAAGTTGTATGGAAATGA
- a CDS encoding glycosyltransferase family 2 protein has protein sequence MLNSISTADITFCIKTIHRPWSCHRLVQSLREQIADPTIVVVDDGRPELRFSAKYAETAKHCTVINLDRHDVGVGVGRNAAIDAAQTEYIFLLDDDHVVTADFHIDRVCEYFAAHELDILAVRQGGGGRPTMLSPLMNGKRIWMHRGEKKRVGTVAWCDMVSNAFLARKETIATLRWDEALKTYEHWEFFYRASHLANLQIAVATDCSVVHAHVAGTGYRDLRGRAKFRAMGLRKHGFHSLRYPGGQIVRA, from the coding sequence ATGTTGAATAGCATCTCAACCGCAGACATCACGTTCTGCATCAAGACGATTCACCGGCCTTGGTCCTGCCATCGGCTGGTCCAGTCGCTGCGCGAGCAAATCGCCGACCCAACCATTGTTGTTGTCGACGACGGTCGGCCGGAACTTCGCTTCAGTGCGAAGTATGCCGAAACCGCCAAGCATTGCACGGTCATCAACCTGGATCGGCACGATGTGGGCGTCGGAGTCGGACGCAATGCGGCGATCGATGCTGCGCAGACCGAGTACATCTTTCTGCTCGACGACGATCACGTCGTTACGGCGGATTTTCACATCGACCGCGTCTGCGAGTACTTCGCCGCTCACGAACTCGACATCCTGGCAGTAAGGCAAGGTGGAGGCGGTCGACCCACGATGCTTTCGCCGCTGATGAACGGCAAACGCATCTGGATGCACCGCGGTGAAAAGAAACGTGTCGGCACCGTGGCCTGGTGCGACATGGTCAGCAACGCGTTTCTCGCTCGCAAGGAAACAATCGCGACGCTCCGTTGGGACGAGGCCCTGAAGACTTACGAGCATTGGGAGTTCTTCTACCGAGCGAGTCACCTCGCCAATCTGCAAATCGCGGTCGCCACGGACTGCTCCGTCGTCCACGCCCATGTTGCCGGAACCGGCTATCGCGACCTGCGTGGCAGAGCGAAGTTCCGTGCGATGGGCCTTCGCAAACACGGTTTCCATTCCTTGCGCTATCCAGGAGGTCAAATCGTCCGTGCGTAA
- a CDS encoding glycosyltransferase family 25 protein yields MNLDRRDDRLRDWMRQLPDPWPFPEPERFAAIDGRRVATPPQWRAGNGAWGCYRSHLLILEKCLLEHIDSYVVFEDDAGFGDDFCERLQQFIAELPADWGMAYLGGQHLYAGKNPPHKVSEHVYRPYNVNRTHAFMVRGREAMKTLYRHLTWNDWHTKHHIDHHLGRLIQRRYQALVQGKNIQKESIAVYTPDRWLVGQLPTKSNICGRKWSQTRFFNDAKNADHSDAPFFAVLGPHRAGTSCVAMVMHHLGVHMGNQLGGYEATGGGEAVGLAQLCEKVMRFPATDPNVSDDQLTQMLKSWIVSRKSEANRDKTVSGAKYPHLCRFVNHLHAGLGDSLRIISVERDIEASIRSLQNRSEKHRGQWFAANDEECEVLQRSLRDHRDNFITEHPDVPVFRIEFAELVTYPEEVIGNLVEFLGITPTPDEIQSAIEHVNPDLRKFG; encoded by the coding sequence ATGAACCTCGATCGACGCGATGATCGGCTGCGTGACTGGATGCGGCAGCTTCCCGATCCGTGGCCGTTCCCCGAACCCGAACGATTCGCCGCGATCGACGGCCGGCGCGTGGCCACGCCCCCGCAGTGGCGGGCTGGGAACGGAGCGTGGGGGTGCTACCGATCTCACTTACTGATTCTCGAAAAGTGTTTGCTCGAACACATCGACTCGTATGTCGTCTTTGAAGACGACGCCGGTTTCGGCGATGACTTTTGCGAACGACTGCAGCAGTTCATTGCGGAATTGCCGGCTGACTGGGGCATGGCGTATCTCGGCGGCCAACATTTATACGCCGGCAAGAACCCGCCTCATAAGGTCAGCGAACACGTCTATCGTCCGTACAACGTGAATCGAACGCACGCGTTTATGGTGCGAGGACGCGAGGCGATGAAAACTCTCTATCGCCATTTGACTTGGAACGACTGGCACACCAAGCATCACATCGACCATCACCTCGGTCGATTGATCCAGCGCCGTTACCAAGCACTCGTGCAAGGTAAGAACATCCAAAAAGAATCCATCGCGGTTTACACGCCCGATCGCTGGCTCGTTGGACAACTTCCGACGAAGTCCAACATATGCGGACGGAAGTGGAGTCAGACTCGGTTCTTCAATGACGCCAAGAACGCTGACCATTCGGACGCACCGTTCTTTGCGGTGCTTGGACCGCACCGCGCCGGCACGTCGTGTGTCGCAATGGTGATGCATCACCTGGGCGTTCACATGGGTAACCAACTCGGTGGCTACGAAGCGACCGGAGGCGGCGAGGCAGTTGGGCTGGCACAGCTTTGTGAAAAGGTGATGCGTTTCCCGGCTACCGATCCGAATGTTAGCGACGACCAACTGACTCAAATGCTCAAGTCGTGGATCGTCAGTCGCAAATCAGAAGCCAACCGCGACAAAACGGTCTCTGGAGCGAAGTATCCGCATCTATGTCGCTTCGTGAATCACCTTCACGCCGGGCTGGGCGATTCACTGCGAATCATCTCCGTCGAACGAGACATCGAAGCGTCGATTCGCTCGCTACAGAATCGTAGCGAGAAACATCGTGGGCAATGGTTCGCGGCGAACGATGAGGAGTGCGAAGTTCTGCAACGCAGTCTCCGTGACCACCGAGACAACTTCATCACTGAGCATCCTGACGTGCCGGTGTTCCGGATCGAGTTCGCCGAGTTGGTGACGTATCCCGAGGAAGTGATTGGCAATCTGGTCGAGTTTCTCGGCATCACGCCGACTCCGGATGAAATCCAGTCGGCGATCGAACACGTCAATCCTGATCTCCGGAAGTTTGGGTGA